A stretch of Myxococcus hansupus DNA encodes these proteins:
- a CDS encoding MbnP family copper-binding protein, with protein sequence MPSVRRHVVRSFPFLLLGVLGCDVDEPRMDVAIPFEARVGSEPFACGRTYTGVGTTGTTYEPMDLRVYLHDIRLVTADGDEVALTLTEDRRWQTQGTALLDFADKSGQCTQGTEATNLRIVGTVPEGSYTGLRFKLGVPETLNHLDVSTAPAPLNDTSLYWSWRSGYLYTRIEGRTRGLPEGHVMHLGSTDCAPPPEGQTQGTAGCTFGNRPEVALDSLNLESGKVVLDLGALFAGSNLDENADVPNTSVGCMSQQTDPDCAPIFSRMGLTHRSQTAAPGAQVFFKAE encoded by the coding sequence ATGCCGTCCGTTCGTCGCCACGTCGTCCGTTCCTTCCCCTTCCTGCTGTTGGGCGTCCTGGGCTGTGATGTCGACGAACCCCGCATGGACGTGGCCATCCCCTTCGAGGCGCGGGTGGGCAGCGAGCCCTTCGCATGTGGCCGCACCTATACCGGGGTGGGGACGACGGGGACGACGTACGAGCCCATGGACCTGCGCGTGTACCTCCACGACATCCGGCTCGTCACGGCGGATGGAGACGAGGTTGCGCTGACGCTGACGGAGGACCGCCGCTGGCAGACGCAGGGCACGGCGCTGCTCGACTTCGCCGACAAGTCGGGGCAGTGCACCCAGGGCACGGAGGCGACGAACCTGCGCATCGTCGGCACGGTGCCGGAGGGCAGCTACACGGGCCTGCGCTTCAAGCTGGGCGTGCCGGAGACGCTCAACCACCTGGACGTGTCCACGGCGCCCGCGCCCTTGAACGACACGAGCCTCTATTGGAGCTGGCGCTCCGGTTATCTCTACACGCGCATCGAGGGCCGGACGAGGGGGCTGCCCGAGGGCCACGTCATGCACCTGGGGAGCACCGACTGCGCGCCGCCGCCGGAGGGACAGACGCAGGGCACCGCGGGGTGTACGTTCGGCAACCGCCCGGAGGTGGCGTTGGATTCGCTGAACCTGGAGTCCGGCAAGGTGGTGCTGGACCTGGGCGCGCTCTTCGCGGGCTCCAACCTGGACGAGAACGCGGACGTGCCCAACACCTCCGTGGGGTGCATGTCGCAGCAGACGGACCCGGACTGCGCGCCCATCTTCAGTCGGATGGGGCTGACGCACCGGAGCCAGACGGCCGCGCCCGGTGCCCAGGTGTTC